A region of Myxococcus stipitatus DSM 14675 DNA encodes the following proteins:
- a CDS encoding polyphosphate kinase 2 family protein yields MQIISNARQGASVRLERIPTTPPKKELKSDAKEEFDTLSNELFDLQDLLWGARMNSVLIVLQGRDTAGKDGTIKHVVGSLNPRGVSVTSFAVPTTEESEHDFLWRIHRHTPRQGEFAIFNRSHYEDVLAVRVHKLAPKSLWQKRFEHIKDFEEMLFEHGTLVLKFFLHISQDEQEQRLLDREKEPRKAWKISAGDWEDRKHWADYTQAYQDVFARTSTPHAPWMLVPSDSKWYRNLIVARAVTAALRPYRERWQERLDEVGTKKKADLKAWRKHH; encoded by the coding sequence ATGCAAATCATCTCCAACGCAAGACAAGGCGCGAGCGTACGACTGGAGCGCATCCCCACCACGCCCCCCAAGAAGGAGCTCAAGTCAGACGCCAAGGAGGAGTTCGATACACTCAGCAACGAATTGTTCGACCTCCAGGACCTGCTCTGGGGCGCCCGCATGAACTCCGTGCTCATCGTCCTCCAGGGCAGGGACACCGCGGGCAAGGACGGCACCATCAAACACGTCGTGGGAAGCCTCAACCCCCGAGGCGTCAGCGTCACCTCCTTCGCCGTCCCCACCACCGAGGAGTCCGAGCACGACTTCCTCTGGCGCATCCACCGCCACACCCCCCGCCAGGGCGAGTTCGCCATCTTCAATCGCTCCCACTACGAGGACGTCCTCGCCGTGCGAGTGCACAAGCTCGCCCCCAAGTCCCTCTGGCAGAAGCGTTTCGAGCACATCAAGGACTTCGAGGAGATGCTCTTCGAGCACGGCACCCTCGTCCTGAAGTTCTTCCTCCACATCAGCCAGGACGAGCAGGAGCAGCGACTGCTGGACCGGGAGAAGGAGCCGCGCAAGGCGTGGAAGATCAGCGCGGGGGACTGGGAGGACCGCAAGCACTGGGCTGACTACACCCAAGCCTATCAAGACGTCTTCGCGCGCACGTCCACCCCGCATGCGCCGTGGATGCTGGTGCCCTCGGATTCCAAGTGGTATCGGAATCTCATCGTTGCCCGCGCCGTCACGGCGGCACTCCGTCCCTATCGTGAACGCTGGCAGGAACGACTGGACGAGGTCGGCACGAAGAAGAAGGCGGACCTCAAGGCGTGGCGGAAGCACCACTGA